Proteins encoded within one genomic window of Camelina sativa cultivar DH55 chromosome 19, Cs, whole genome shotgun sequence:
- the LOC104767924 gene encoding uncharacterized protein LOC104767924: MKIATTSDGPKYTELEKVMDFSKTWSEPKRMMVGRLMLLSVAVHGIHHGSRIPLSSAKRVFDPVGFEKHPWGRVAFTCLVNSVKIVDLDKDSYTVQGCVHALLIWLYESVSGNGELYGLRRSTSTGIPLLDWHSSRKGIKIDEFIKNEMAKHGHVRVKHMVQPLEENMYPKWSDDVEKDPALDNLITDLVHHCLPSDVWKVDKTVTMGRKKGKLRKM; the protein is encoded by the exons ATGAAGATTGCAACAACTTCAGACGGTCCAAAGTATACTGAGTTAGAGAAGGTTATGGATTTTAGTAAGACATGGTCTGAACCGAAAAGGATGATGGTTGGTAGGCTGATGTTATTATCTGTTGCAGTACATGGCATACATCATGGTTCTAGGATCCCTCTTTCCAGTGCTAAAAGGGTTTTTGATCCAGTTGGTTTTGAAAAACATCCTTGGGGTCGAGTGGCTTTTACTTGCCTAGTTAATTCAGTGAAGATTGTTGACTTAGATAAAGACTCTTACACGGTTCAAGGATGTGTGCATGCTTTGTTGATTTGGTTGTATGAAAGTGTTTCTGGCAATGGAGAACTATATGGGCTGAGAAGGTCTACGAGTACTGGCATTCCACTTCTTGATTGGCACTCAAGCCGGAAAGGTATCAAGATTGATGAATTCATAAAGAATGAGATGGCTAAACATGGACAT GTGCGTGTAAAGCACATGGTTCAACCGTTGGAGGAAAATATGTATCCTAAATGGAGTGACGACGTGGAGAAGGATCCAGCGCTAGACAACCTGATTACTGATCTTGTCCATCATTGTTTACCTTCAGATGTTTGGAAAGTTGACAAAACAGTGACCatgggaagaaaaaaaggaaagctaAGGAAAATGTGA